Proteins from a genomic interval of Acinonyx jubatus isolate Ajub_Pintada_27869175 chromosome B4, VMU_Ajub_asm_v1.0, whole genome shotgun sequence:
- the LOC106969339 gene encoding olfactory receptor 8S1-like has product MDLGNYSTITEFILLGLSANPHVQAALFVLFLGIYLLTIMGNLMLLLVIRIDFHLHTPMYFFLSHLSFVDICFSSVTVPKMLENLLSQKKTISVEGCLAQVFFVFVAAGTEACLLSAMAYDRYAAICHPLLYGQIMSKQLYMQLVWGSWGLGFLDALINIFLAVKMVFCKAQIIPHYSCEMHSLLSLSCSDISSNLIALLCSTLLHGLGTFLLVFLSYTRIIATILSISSTLGRSKAFSTCSSHLIAVTLYYGSGLLRHLMPNSGAPLELIFSVQYTVVTPMLNPLIYSLKNKEVKAALARTLEKYLQHIRC; this is encoded by the coding sequence ATGGACTTGGGGAACTACAGCACCATCACGGAGTTTATCCTCCTCGGGCTCTCTGCCAATCCCCACGTCCAGGCTGCACTCTTTGTGCTCTTCCTGGGGATTTACCTGCTGACCATCATGGGGAACCTGATGCTGCTGCTGGTGATCAGGATTGATTTTCACCTGCAcacacccatgtacttcttcctgagTCACCTCTCTTTTGTCGATATCTGCTTCTCTTCGGTCACTGTGCCCAAGATGCTGGAGAAccttctgtctcaaaagaaaacaatatcagTAGAGGGCTGCCTTGCTCAAGTCTTCTTTGTGTTTGTTGCTGCAGGAACTGAAGCCTGTCTGCTTTCTGcaatggcctatgaccgctatgctGCCATCTGCCACCCTCTGCTGTATGGACAGATCATGAGTAAACAGCTGTATATGCAGCTTGTGTGGGGCTCGTGGGGACTGGGCTTTCTGGATGCACTCATCAACATCTTCCTAGCTGTGAAGATGGTCTTCTGCAAGGCCCAAATCATCCCCCACTACAGCTGTGAAATGCACTCTCTCCTCTCACTGTCCTGTTCCGATATCTCCAGCAACCTCATTGCCTTGCTCTGCTCCACTCTTCTACATGGACTCGGAACCTTCCTTTTGGTCTTCTTATCCTACACCCGTATAATCGCCACCATCCTGAGCATCAGCTCCACCTTAGGCAGAAGTAAGGCCTTttccacctgctcctcccacctcaTCGCAGTGACCCTTTACTATGGCTCAGGTTTGCTCCGCCATCTAATGCCAAATTCAGGTGCGCCCCTTGAGCTGATCTTTTCTGTGCAGTATACTGTAGTCACTCCCATGCTGAATCCTCTCATCTATAGCCTGAAGAACAAGGAGGTGAAGGCAGCTCTGGCAAGAACTTTGGAAAAGTATTTGCAACATATCAGGTgctga